One genomic window of Anaerofustis stercorihominis DSM 17244 includes the following:
- a CDS encoding ammonium transporter, whose product METTFNALDTIWVLLGAILVFWMQAGFAMVESGFTRAKNAGNIIMKNLMDFVLGTIIYWVIGFGIMMGPDIAGVIGKFDFFIRGNYDSAFPTMAFVIFQTVFCATAATIVSGAMAERTKFISYLIYSAVISAIIYPISGHWIWGGGWLSQLGFHDFAGSTAVHMVGGVAALVGAKILGPRIGKYDENGKSKAIPGHNIAIGALGVFILWMGWFGFNGCSTVAMSTDEAMLSASSVFVTTNMAAAAATLMTLIVTWVRYGKPDVSMTLNGALAGLVAITAGCDMVSPAGALFIGAIAGILVVFAVEFIDHKLKIDDPVGAIAVHGCCGATGTLLTGLFALDGGLFYGGGIHMFLIQLLGVVSVIIYVGVTMFIAFKLIQKTVGLRASEEEEILGLDITEHGLVSSYADFAPAGDFYYSLEDEGSLASSSEPVPAAKMEDIPVEEKDSQIKVTKTASGISKITIVINKDKFNSLKAAMQKVGVTGMTVTNVLGCGVQKGRKSYYRGSEVDAVLLPKLKVEIVVAAVPVRTVIEAAKKALYTGNIGDGKIFIYGLDNVVKIRTGEEGFDALQEPEEE is encoded by the coding sequence ATGGAGACAACATTTAATGCTCTCGATACCATTTGGGTATTGCTAGGAGCTATACTGGTATTTTGGATGCAAGCCGGATTTGCTATGGTAGAATCGGGGTTTACCAGAGCTAAAAATGCCGGAAATATCATTATGAAAAACTTGATGGACTTTGTTCTTGGTACAATCATATACTGGGTTATTGGTTTTGGGATCATGATGGGACCGGATATAGCAGGAGTCATAGGGAAGTTTGATTTCTTTATCAGAGGAAATTATGACAGTGCTTTTCCCACAATGGCATTTGTGATTTTTCAAACAGTATTTTGTGCTACTGCAGCTACAATCGTTTCGGGTGCTATGGCTGAAAGAACAAAATTCATTTCTTATCTTATTTATTCTGCGGTCATAAGTGCAATCATTTATCCTATTTCAGGACACTGGATTTGGGGAGGCGGTTGGTTAAGTCAATTAGGTTTCCACGATTTCGCAGGTTCTACCGCCGTACATATGGTCGGAGGTGTTGCAGCATTGGTAGGAGCTAAGATACTTGGACCTAGAATCGGTAAATATGATGAAAACGGAAAAAGTAAGGCTATCCCCGGACATAATATCGCAATCGGTGCTTTAGGCGTATTTATCCTTTGGATGGGTTGGTTTGGATTTAACGGATGTTCTACTGTAGCTATGTCTACAGACGAAGCTATGTTATCCGCTTCAAGTGTATTCGTAACTACAAACATGGCAGCTGCTGCAGCTACATTGATGACATTAATCGTTACATGGGTAAGATATGGAAAACCGGATGTTTCAATGACTTTGAACGGTGCTTTGGCAGGTTTGGTTGCAATAACTGCAGGCTGTGATATGGTCTCTCCCGCAGGAGCTTTATTTATCGGAGCTATAGCAGGTATATTGGTAGTATTTGCAGTTGAATTTATAGATCATAAACTTAAAATAGATGATCCTGTCGGTGCAATTGCAGTTCATGGATGCTGTGGTGCTACGGGTACATTACTTACCGGACTATTCGCATTGGACGGAGGTCTTTTCTACGGCGGCGGTATACATATGTTCTTAATTCAATTACTCGGAGTCGTTTCTGTCATTATTTATGTTGGAGTTACGATGTTTATAGCATTCAAGCTTATTCAAAAGACTGTAGGGCTTAGAGCTAGCGAAGAAGAAGAAATCTTAGGATTGGATATAACCGAACACGGATTGGTAAGTTCTTATGCGGATTTTGCTCCCGCAGGAGATTTCTATTATTCATTGGAAGATGAAGGCAGCCTTGCTTCATCAAGTGAACCTGTTCCGGCAGCAAAAATGGAAGATATACCTGTAGAAGAAAAGGACAGTCAAATCAAAGTAACTAAGACGGCTTCGGGTATAAGCAAAATTACAATCGTAATTAATAAAGACAAGTTCAATTCACTTAAAGCAGCAATGCAAAAAGTCGGGGTTACGGGAATGACGGTAACCAACGTACTTGGATGTGGTGTTCAAAAGGGAAGAAAAAGCTATTATCGTGGCAGTGAAGTAGATGCGGTATTGCTTCCAAAACTAAAAGTCGAAATAGTAGTTGCGGCTGTACCTGTAAGAACCGTTATCGAAGCAGCTAAAAAAGCTTTATATACAGGAAATATCGGAGATGGAAAGATCTTTATTTACGGACTTGATAATGTAGTTAAAATCAGGACCGGAGAAGAAGGCTTTGATGCACTCCAAGAACCTGAAGAAGAATAA
- a CDS encoding alpha/beta fold hydrolase, whose product MKEKSFSVDSSDGKLKISCYMKIPEDNIKGIVQIAHGMAEHKERYYDFMDYLTNNGYITVINDHRGHGESIIEDKDLGYFYDDSGDMIVEDFHIITEHIKEEYKDIPYYIFSHSMGTLVARNYLKEHDNEINGMILCGAPYKNPMAKMGLGISSLIGKMKGEHHRSKFINGLAFNSFNDKFEEPIMNKWLNSDISKVKEYNKNPLCGYIFTINGFKNLFNLVDKAFKKDEYKARNKNLPIFFIAGEDDPVIGGEEKFKESMEFLRNLGYTNISARLYYGLRHEILNEKNHMEVYKDVLEFLNNIDN is encoded by the coding sequence ATGAAAGAAAAATCATTTTCAGTGGACTCAAGTGATGGAAAATTAAAAATATCATGTTATATGAAAATACCGGAAGATAATATCAAGGGTATTGTTCAAATCGCCCACGGCATGGCAGAACATAAGGAAAGATATTATGACTTTATGGACTATCTTACAAATAACGGATATATAACCGTTATCAACGACCACAGAGGTCACGGAGAAAGTATAATCGAAGATAAGGACTTAGGGTATTTTTATGACGACAGCGGAGACATGATCGTCGAAGATTTTCATATCATAACTGAACATATCAAAGAAGAATATAAAGATATACCTTATTATATTTTCTCTCATAGTATGGGTACGTTAGTGGCAAGGAATTATTTGAAAGAACATGACAATGAAATAAATGGGATGATATTATGCGGTGCACCATATAAAAATCCAATGGCAAAAATGGGTCTAGGCATCTCATCGCTAATCGGGAAAATGAAAGGCGAACATCATAGAAGTAAATTTATCAATGGATTGGCTTTCAACTCATTCAATGATAAATTTGAAGAACCCATAATGAATAAATGGCTAAACAGTGACATATCAAAAGTCAAAGAATACAATAAAAACCCGCTTTGCGGATATATTTTTACAATAAACGGATTTAAAAATTTATTTAACCTGGTAGATAAGGCATTTAAAAAAGATGAATATAAAGCCAGAAATAAAAATCTTCCAATATTTTTTATAGCAGGAGAAGACGATCCGGTTATCGGCGGAGAGGAAAAATTTAAAGAAAGTATGGAGTTTTTAAGAAATCTGGGGTATACAAATATCTCAGCCAGATTATACTATGGACTAAGACACGAAATATTAAATGAAAAAAATCATATGGAAGTATACAAAGATGTTTTGGAGTTTTTAAATAATATTGATAATTAA
- a CDS encoding alcohol dehydrogenase catalytic domain-containing protein, with translation MKAILYKGPGNFDYEEVETPSCPKNGVLIKVISVGLCGSDIRTFNSGHHKVKPPFVIGHEIAGIVEESDSEYYKKGQKVMLNPGITCGKCKFCTSDKNLGNQCKNIVVPGMDFYGGYAQYVALPEVGTNPKFLHILPDDFNLDLAPLSETLASVYSTHDFINITKGDIVLIIGAGPLGNLHSAMAKIRGAKKVILSEVNQPRLDKAKRFDFIDLFVNPTTENLEEIVNRETDGDGVDVAITACPVGAVQEEATHYVRPRGKVLLFGGLPHDNCHVSFDSNLIHYKELQICGGYSFSPDSFKHALDLIVDGTIPADKFVTHTLPLSEIKRGIEMTRTGEAIKVILKPWE, from the coding sequence ATGAAAGCAATACTTTATAAAGGACCCGGAAATTTTGATTATGAAGAAGTGGAGACTCCGTCGTGTCCTAAAAATGGTGTATTAATCAAAGTCATATCGGTAGGACTTTGCGGTTCTGATATCAGAACTTTTAATTCGGGACATCACAAGGTCAAACCTCCTTTTGTAATTGGGCATGAAATTGCAGGAATAGTTGAAGAGAGCGACAGTGAATATTATAAAAAAGGTCAGAAAGTAATGTTAAATCCGGGTATTACTTGCGGAAAATGTAAATTTTGTACATCTGACAAAAATTTAGGCAACCAGTGTAAAAATATTGTTGTACCGGGAATGGATTTTTACGGCGGATATGCACAGTATGTAGCACTTCCCGAAGTTGGCACTAATCCGAAATTTTTACATATACTTCCGGACGATTTTAATTTGGATTTAGCACCGCTTTCCGAAACATTGGCAAGCGTTTATTCCACTCATGATTTTATCAATATAACAAAGGGTGATATCGTCCTTATAATCGGGGCAGGACCTTTAGGTAATTTACATAGCGCAATGGCTAAGATCAGAGGTGCTAAAAAGGTTATATTATCGGAAGTAAATCAACCCAGACTTGATAAAGCTAAAAGATTTGATTTTATAGATTTATTCGTAAATCCTACAACGGAAAATTTAGAAGAAATAGTTAATAGAGAAACCGACGGAGATGGGGTAGATGTAGCTATAACGGCTTGTCCTGTGGGTGCTGTGCAAGAGGAAGCAACACACTATGTAAGACCTAGAGGAAAAGTTCTATTATTCGGAGGACTTCCTCATGATAACTGTCATGTAAGTTTTGACAGTAATTTAATACATTATAAAGAACTTCAAATATGCGGAGGATATAGTTTCTCACCCGATTCCTTTAAGCATGCACTTGATTTGATAGTAGACGGTACTATACCTGCTGATAAATTTGTTACTCATACGCTTCCTTTATCTGAAATAAAAAGAGGAATAGAAATGACGAGGACCGGAGAGGCAATTAAGGTAATTTTAAAACCTTGGGAATAA
- a CDS encoding M28 family peptidase, with the protein MYNIIQEIFNNYQIRKSYNDKSKFIEYLKTIFNKFEIKFNIDNHGKIIKSRNITVGDISDADIILTAHYDTCAVLPFPNFITPKNIFIYILYSLFLAFLMVVTASACAFISNLLFHKAFISRFVYMFVVFLDIYLLIFGKSNKHTANDNTSGVITLLSIMHGIKTEDRNKVAFVFFDNEEVGLVGSSQFKKKYRDLDDKLIINFDCVSDGDNIMFVCSKKAKFDKIFEVLKENLNIEKEHYKKNVLIESTKNTFYPSDQMLFKKSIGVAALKKKRIIGYYMDKIHTNKDIVFDKKNIDFISKVLINVIESKK; encoded by the coding sequence ATGTATAATATTATTCAAGAAATTTTTAATAATTATCAGATAAGAAAAAGCTATAATGATAAAAGTAAATTCATTGAATATCTCAAAACTATTTTTAATAAATTTGAAATTAAATTTAATATAGATAATCATGGGAAAATAATCAAAAGCAGGAACATTACAGTAGGGGATATAAGTGATGCGGATATCATTCTAACAGCTCATTATGATACTTGTGCAGTGCTTCCTTTCCCTAATTTTATAACGCCTAAGAATATATTCATATATATCTTATATTCTTTGTTTTTGGCTTTTTTAATGGTAGTCACCGCATCTGCATGTGCCTTTATTTCAAACCTCTTATTTCATAAAGCTTTTATATCAAGGTTTGTTTATATGTTTGTTGTTTTCTTAGATATTTATTTATTGATATTCGGGAAGTCCAATAAACATACCGCAAATGATAATACATCAGGGGTAATAACTTTATTGAGTATAATGCACGGCATAAAAACAGAAGATAGAAATAAAGTAGCTTTTGTTTTTTTTGATAATGAAGAGGTGGGACTTGTCGGTTCGTCGCAATTTAAGAAAAAGTATAGGGATTTAGACGATAAGCTCATAATTAACTTTGACTGTGTATCCGATGGGGATAATATTATGTTTGTATGCTCTAAAAAAGCAAAATTTGATAAAATATTTGAAGTTTTAAAGGAGAACTTAAATATAGAAAAAGAGCATTATAAAAAGAATGTATTGATAGAAAGTACAAAAAACACTTTTTATCCTTCGGACCAAATGCTTTTTAAAAAGAGCATAGGTGTAGCGGCACTGAAAAAGAAAAGGATAATCGGATATTATATGGATAAAATACATACAAATAAAGACATTGTCTTTGATAAAAAGAATATTGATTTTATAAGTAAAGTTTTAATAAATGTAATTGAAAGCAAAAAATAA
- the pth gene encoding aminoacyl-tRNA hydrolase produces the protein MYLIVGLGNIGSEYNLTRHNIGFETVDYISDEYNIKINKTKFKADYGKGKLAGEEVFLIKPRTYMNLSGESVKLFKDYFKIPEENIFVIYDDIELPKGKLRIRKNGGPGTHNGMKSIVKEIGTKNFPRFRMGVGSPEHGDLVNYVLGRFSAEELPVIKDMVIMTSKAIFTALDKDLDKAMNMYNKK, from the coding sequence ATGTACTTAATAGTTGGACTTGGAAATATAGGAAGTGAATATAACCTTACAAGACATAACATAGGTTTTGAAACAGTAGATTATATAAGTGACGAATACAATATAAAAATAAATAAAACAAAGTTCAAAGCCGACTATGGAAAAGGCAAGCTGGCAGGTGAAGAAGTGTTTTTGATCAAACCGAGAACATATATGAACTTAAGCGGAGAAAGCGTAAAATTATTTAAAGATTATTTTAAAATACCCGAAGAAAATATATTTGTCATATATGACGATATTGAACTTCCAAAGGGAAAGTTAAGGATAAGGAAAAACGGAGGCCCCGGGACCCATAACGGGATGAAATCCATAGTGAAAGAAATCGGGACAAAAAATTTCCCAAGGTTCAGAATGGGAGTGGGAAGTCCCGAACACGGAGACTTGGTAAACTATGTTCTAGGAAGATTCAGTGCAGAAGAACTTCCGGTTATAAAAGATATGGTTATCATGACAAGTAAGGCTATTTTTACTGCTCTGGATAAAGATTTAGACAAAGCAATGAATATGTACAATAAGAAATAA
- a CDS encoding helix-turn-helix domain-containing protein, translated as MNYKKIGTFICSLRKEKNLTQKELADKLNITNKAISKWERGISCPDISLLIPLSDILDVTTNEILNGEREEISDINEDIDRKVKKTLTYMVNISSEKSKKYLNYIFLGISFSLIISIIICLICDYVLYNSFSWSLVVCASCILSWLIILSIFKSKKNRFKSVIISITLSIIPYLFTLSIILENNLIFSLGSIFAILGIVYIWILYYLYIKMKHKKFKITGIAFLLLIPLSFSINRIANYFLGPDPFEIFNVILNTFSAIIIALICFKISRKRNED; from the coding sequence ATGAATTATAAAAAAATAGGAACATTTATTTGCAGTCTGAGAAAAGAAAAAAACTTAACTCAAAAGGAGCTTGCAGATAAACTCAATATTACAAACAAAGCAATATCAAAATGGGAGCGAGGAATAAGCTGTCCCGATATTTCTTTATTGATACCACTATCTGATATTTTAGATGTAACGACCAATGAAATATTAAACGGCGAAAGAGAAGAAATATCGGATATAAATGAAGATATAGATAGAAAAGTAAAAAAGACACTTACTTATATGGTTAACATATCAAGTGAAAAAAGTAAAAAATATTTAAATTATATATTTTTAGGTATTTCTTTTTCTTTGATTATAAGTATAATAATTTGTTTGATTTGTGACTATGTATTATATAATTCATTTTCATGGTCTCTTGTTGTATGTGCTTCATGTATACTTAGCTGGTTAATTATCCTCTCAATTTTTAAATCCAAAAAAAACAGATTTAAATCGGTTATTATAAGCATAACTCTGTCAATCATCCCTTATTTATTTACATTAAGCATAATACTTGAAAACAATTTAATATTTTCTCTTGGCAGTATTTTTGCTATACTGGGCATAGTATATATTTGGATACTATATTACTTATATATAAAAATGAAACATAAAAAATTCAAAATTACGGGGATAGCATTTTTATTACTGATACCTCTAAGTTTTTCTATAAACCGTATAGCGAATTATTTCTTAGGTCCTGATCCATTTGAGATATTCAACGTAATTTTAAATACATTCAGTGCTATAATAATAGCATTAATATGCTTTAAAATAAGTAGGAAAAGAAATGAAGATTAA
- a CDS encoding class II glutamine amidotransferase, whose protein sequence is MVFDERYKEGNVRIPSGCAISGIFHKDGRKTDGRDIITSIEVMHERSNGLGGGFAAYGIYPEYKDYYAFHVFFDDNIVRKECESFLDTHFDVIDYGIIPTRKIDKITNEPLIYRYFLFPKESKLKSSQLDEKEFVVKSVMNINTNMNGCYVFSSGKNMGSFKAVGYPEDVGEFYKLDDYKAYSWTAHGRYPTNTPGWWGGAHPFSLLDYSIVHNGEISSYDANRRFIEMFGYKCNLLTDTEVITYMMDYLLRKKGLTLEETAEVIAAPFWDTIEKKDKEERERLTYLRTMFSSMLITGPFSIMLGFDGGIMALNDRLKLRSMVVGEKGEDVYIASEESAIKIVQKDFDNIYSPAGGEAVIVKLNEGVE, encoded by the coding sequence ATGGTATTTGATGAAAGATATAAAGAAGGAAATGTAAGAATTCCATCCGGATGTGCAATAAGCGGGATATTTCATAAAGACGGAAGAAAGACCGACGGAAGAGATATTATAACTTCTATTGAAGTTATGCATGAAAGAAGCAATGGTTTGGGCGGCGGATTTGCGGCATATGGTATTTATCCCGAGTATAAGGATTACTATGCTTTTCATGTGTTCTTTGACGATAATATAGTAAGAAAGGAATGTGAATCTTTCTTAGACACTCATTTTGATGTTATTGACTATGGGATAATCCCAACAAGAAAAATAGATAAAATCACGAACGAACCTTTGATTTACAGATATTTTCTGTTTCCCAAAGAATCAAAATTAAAATCATCACAATTGGATGAAAAAGAATTTGTGGTAAAAAGCGTTATGAATATAAATACAAATATGAATGGATGCTATGTCTTTTCAAGCGGGAAAAATATGGGCTCATTTAAAGCCGTAGGATATCCCGAAGATGTGGGCGAGTTTTATAAACTAGATGATTACAAGGCATATTCATGGACGGCACACGGAAGATACCCTACCAATACACCGGGATGGTGGGGAGGAGCACATCCGTTCAGCCTGCTGGATTATTCTATAGTACATAACGGAGAGATTTCTTCATATGACGCAAACAGAAGATTTATTGAAATGTTCGGATATAAATGTAATCTGCTTACGGATACAGAAGTAATTACATATATGATGGATTATTTATTAAGGAAAAAGGGACTTACATTAGAAGAAACCGCAGAAGTAATCGCAGCTCCTTTTTGGGATACTATAGAAAAAAAAGATAAAGAAGAAAGAGAGCGTCTTACCTATCTAAGAACTATGTTTTCCAGCATGCTTATTACCGGACCTTTTTCTATAATGCTGGGTTTTGACGGAGGAATAATGGCTCTTAACGACAGACTTAAACTTCGTTCAATGGTAGTCGGAGAAAAAGGTGAAGACGTATATATAGCAAGTGAGGAGAGTGCAATAAAAATTGTACAAAAAGATTTTGATAATATCTACTCTCCCGCAGGAGGAGAAGCGGTAATCGTAAAATTAAATGAGGGGGTTGAATAA
- a CDS encoding AraC family transcriptional regulator, which translates to MEWTECIGTAINYIEDNITEEITIEDIAKKAMISPFYFQKGFTMLCGFTVGDYIKKRRLSLAGSELISTDKKIIDIALKYGYNSPDSFTKAFTRFHGATPTSVRKGEKMIKSFASLKINFTLEGGYTMDYKIVKKEQFTVIGVSQVFKYDDAQTEVPKLWSEYYQKGKNDIVCSVYGISIDENMEGNKFEYLIADNYEPIKEIPEGFVTKVIPKHTWAVFSCKGASSTSIPDVQKKIFSQWLSNCKDYEIAAGYNIEMYSDPSEYKMGVEDDNYYSEIWIPVKAK; encoded by the coding sequence ATGGAGTGGACTGAATGTATCGGTACTGCAATCAATTATATTGAGGATAATATAACCGAAGAAATTACAATCGAAGATATTGCAAAGAAAGCAATGATTTCACCTTTTTATTTCCAAAAAGGATTTACCATGCTTTGCGGATTTACTGTCGGAGATTATATAAAAAAACGAAGACTCTCGCTAGCCGGCAGCGAGCTTATTTCAACTGATAAAAAAATCATAGATATAGCTTTAAAATATGGTTATAATTCTCCGGATAGTTTCACAAAAGCATTTACTCGTTTCCATGGTGCAACGCCTACTTCTGTAAGAAAGGGCGAAAAAATGATAAAATCTTTCGCTTCATTAAAAATCAATTTTACTTTGGAAGGAGGTTATACTATGGATTATAAAATAGTAAAAAAGGAACAGTTTACCGTGATTGGGGTATCACAAGTGTTTAAGTATGATGATGCTCAAACAGAGGTTCCTAAGTTATGGTCAGAATATTATCAAAAAGGCAAAAATGATATTGTATGCAGTGTTTATGGTATTTCTATCGATGAAAATATGGAGGGTAATAAGTTTGAATATCTTATTGCCGATAATTATGAGCCCATAAAAGAAATTCCTGAGGGATTTGTAACGAAAGTTATTCCTAAACATACTTGGGCAGTATTTTCTTGTAAGGGTGCAAGCTCTACGTCAATTCCGGATGTGCAAAAGAAGATTTTTTCGCAGTGGTTGTCTAATTGCAAAGATTATGAAATTGCTGCAGGATATAATATCGAAATGTACAGTGATCCGTCAGAGTATAAAATGGGTGTAGAGGATGACAATTATTACAGCGAAATTTGGATTCCCGTAAAAGCAAAATAA
- a CDS encoding glutamine synthetase III — protein MDRVASLFGCKVFNDDTMQEKLPNDTYKILKKTIEEGEALDITIANAVAHAMKEWALENGCTHYTHWFQPMTSLTAEKHDAFIEPAGDNVVIRLSGKDLLQDEPDASSFPSGGLRATNEARGYTVWDPTSYAFIKDNTLCIPAIFCSYNGEVLDKKAPLLKSIEAISDQVVRLLKLLGKECSGADPSVGAEQEYFIISEEMYRNRPDLIYTGRTLFGAPTPKGQEMDDHYFAPIKGPIMKYMQDLDETLWELGITAKTRHNEVAPAQHELAPVYTSTNIACDQNQVMMEIMKKVAKKHGLVCLLHEKPFEGINGSGKHNNWSLTTKEGENLLSPGNDPKQNMQFLLVLAAVVKAVDEHQDLLRISVASAGNDHRLGANEAPPAIISIFLGDDLKGVVDAIISDNDYKSEGKTKFNLGATVLPDLTKDTTDRNRTSPFAFTGNKFEFRMVGSQDSVACSNMMLNTIVADAFCEFADVLEKDNSDEAIKKLIKDTFTKHQRIIFNGDGYSDEWVVEAEKRKLLNLKTCAEAIPYYKREENISLFEKHKVLTKEEVESRTEVLLEDYSNVISIEAKACLDMAKASILPSCVSYVKEVAETLAVKKDVCPSADSTVEEDTVMKVSSLNSSLYKAIATLEEGLKKAENIEDVQERAMSFRKDVFENMEEVRKYADELETIVDRDFWPYPTYGEILFSVK, from the coding sequence ATGGATAGAGTTGCGAGTTTATTCGGGTGTAAAGTTTTTAATGATGATACCATGCAGGAAAAACTACCAAACGATACATATAAGATATTGAAGAAAACTATAGAAGAGGGTGAAGCCCTAGATATAACAATTGCAAATGCGGTTGCGCATGCAATGAAAGAATGGGCACTGGAAAACGGATGTACGCATTATACACATTGGTTCCAGCCAATGACCAGTTTAACTGCCGAAAAGCATGACGCATTTATAGAGCCGGCAGGGGATAATGTGGTAATAAGACTTTCAGGGAAAGATTTGCTTCAAGATGAACCGGATGCTTCATCATTTCCTTCAGGGGGACTCAGAGCTACAAATGAAGCCAGAGGATATACGGTTTGGGATCCTACAAGCTATGCTTTTATTAAAGATAATACGCTTTGCATTCCTGCAATATTCTGTTCTTATAACGGCGAAGTACTTGATAAAAAAGCACCTTTGCTTAAATCCATAGAAGCAATAAGCGATCAAGTTGTAAGACTTTTAAAGCTTTTGGGCAAAGAATGTTCCGGAGCAGATCCGTCTGTAGGTGCAGAACAGGAATATTTTATAATCTCCGAAGAAATGTATAGAAACAGACCTGACTTAATTTATACAGGAAGAACATTATTCGGCGCTCCGACTCCGAAAGGACAGGAAATGGATGACCATTATTTTGCTCCTATAAAAGGTCCTATAATGAAATATATGCAGGATTTGGATGAAACTCTATGGGAACTTGGCATAACCGCTAAAACCAGACATAACGAAGTTGCTCCCGCTCAGCACGAATTGGCTCCGGTTTATACTTCTACGAATATAGCATGTGATCAAAATCAAGTCATGATGGAAATAATGAAAAAAGTTGCAAAAAAACATGGTTTGGTATGTTTACTTCACGAAAAACCATTTGAAGGTATAAACGGAAGCGGTAAACATAATAACTGGTCACTTACGACAAAAGAAGGTGAAAATCTATTATCACCGGGAAATGACCCTAAACAAAATATGCAGTTCTTATTAGTTCTTGCGGCTGTCGTTAAAGCTGTTGACGAACATCAGGATCTGCTTAGGATTTCCGTTGCAAGTGCAGGTAATGACCATAGACTAGGTGCGAATGAAGCTCCTCCCGCAATTATATCCATTTTCTTGGGAGATGATTTAAAAGGTGTTGTAGATGCAATCATCTCAGATAATGATTATAAGAGCGAAGGTAAAACTAAATTTAACCTTGGTGCTACGGTTCTTCCCGATTTGACTAAGGATACAACGGATAGGAACAGAACTTCACCATTCGCCTTTACGGGAAATAAGTTTGAATTCAGAATGGTCGGTTCTCAGGATTCGGTTGCATGTTCAAACATGATGCTTAATACTATTGTAGCTGACGCTTTCTGTGAATTTGCCGATGTACTTGAAAAGGATAATTCAGATGAAGCAATCAAAAAATTAATTAAAGATACATTTACTAAACATCAAAGAATTATTTTCAACGGGGACGGATATTCGGATGAATGGGTCGTTGAGGCAGAAAAGAGAAAATTACTTAATCTTAAGACCTGTGCGGAAGCTATCCCATATTATAAGAGAGAAGAAAATATTTCATTATTTGAAAAACATAAAGTTCTTACAAAAGAAGAAGTTGAAAGCAGAACCGAAGTTCTTTTAGAAGATTATTCAAATGTAATTTCAATAGAAGCAAAAGCTTGTTTGGATATGGCAAAAGCTTCAATTTTACCTTCATGTGTATCATACGTAAAAGAAGTTGCAGAGACTCTAGCGGTTAAGAAAGATGTTTGTCCTTCGGCTGACAGCACGGTTGAAGAAGATACGGTAATGAAAGTAAGCTCTCTTAACTCTTCATTGTATAAAGCTATCGCTACTTTGGAAGAAGGACTAAAAAAGGCTGAAAATATAGAAGATGTACAAGAAAGAGCGATGTCATTCAGAAAAGATGTATTTGAAAATATGGAAGAAGTAAGAAAATATGCTGATGAACTGGAAACTATCGTAGACAGAGATTTCTGGCCATATCCTACATACGGAGAAATCTTGTTCAGTGTAAAATAA